A section of the Scleropages formosus chromosome 16, fSclFor1.1, whole genome shotgun sequence genome encodes:
- the strip1 gene encoding striatin-interacting protein 1 homolog isoform X2: protein MDGGGGGGGSGGLIGNNKQRAMLPNKSRGEFVRNQRKDSEGLSESPDLEFEYADTDKWAAELSELYSYTEGPEFHLNMKCFTEDFRTHVKDKKWTELSAPEHRAHAMRLLDGLDVTAREKRLKVARAILYMAQGTFGDCESEAEVQQWMRYNIFLLLEVGTFSALVELLNMEIDNSAACTSAVRKPAISLADSTDLRVLLNIMYLMVETVQQEDLSDSPEWRAAQDTFRTELGSPLYNNEPIAVMLFGMVTKFCSGHAPHFPMKKVLLLLWKTILFTLGGFEQLQHIKMRKREELGLPPLPEDSIRVVRSMRAASPPASASDLIEQQQKRARREHKALIKQDNLDAFNEKDPYKADDPREDEDDSDDNDNPLEPETFPLERDEVMPPPIPHPPCERVSFPKGLPWAPKVREKDIEHFLESSRSKFIGYTLGSDTDTVVGLPRPIHESIRTLKQHKYVSIAEIQIAKEEEYQKTPLSVGEEEVELNSTELLYQGILPSLPQYMIALLKILLAAAPTSKAKTDSINILADVLPEEMPTTVLQSMKLGVDVNRHKEIIVKAISAILLLLLKHFKLNHIYQFEYMAQHLVFANCIPLILKFFNQNIMSYITAKNSISVLDFPHCVVHELPELTAESLEAGDNNQFCWRNLFSCINLLRILNKLTKWKHSRTMMLVVFKSAPILKRALKVKQAMMQLYVLKLLKVQTKYLGRQWRKSNMKTMSAIYQKVRHRLNDDWAYGNDLDARPWDFQAEECALRANIERFNGRRYDKSQSNPDFVPVDNCLQSVLGQRVELPEDFQMNYDLWLEREVFSKPISWEELLQ, encoded by the exons ATggacggcggcggcggaggaggaggtAGCGGCGGCTTGATTGGCAATAACAAGCAGAGAGCGATGTTACCCAACAAAAGCAGAGGCGAATTCGTTCGTAACCAGAGGAAAGACTCAGAG GGATTGTCTGAGTCTCCAGACCTGGAGTTTGAGTATGCCGACACAGACAAGTGGGCTGCAGAGCTGTCAG AGCTCTACAGCTACACAGAGGGGCCAGAGTTTCACCTCAACATGAAATGCTTTACAGAGGATTTCAGAACTCATG tgAAGGATAAAAAGTGGACAGAGCTGAGTGCACCAGAGCATCGTGCCCATGCCATGCGACTTCTGGATGGGCTGGACGTGACAGCCCGAGAAAAGAGGCTAAAGGTTGCCAGGGCCATTCTGTACATGGCACAGG GTACATTTGGGGACTGTGAGTCCGAGGCAGAAGTTCAGCAGTGGATGAGGTACAACAtcttcctgctgctggaggtTGGCACCTTCTCTGCCCTGGTGGAGCTACTAAATATGGAGATAGA TAACAGTGCTGCCTGTACTAGTGCAGTGAGGAAGCCTGCCATCTCGCTAGCTGACAGCACCGATCTCAG GGTGCTGCTGAACATTATGTACCTGATGGTGGAGACCGTGCAGCAGGAGGATCTTTCGGACAGCCCAGAGTGGAGAGCAGCCCAAGACACTTTCAGGACTGAGCTGG GCTCTCCCCTCTACAACAATGAACCCATTGCTGTTATGCTCTTTGGTATGGTGACCAAGTTCTGCAGTGGCCATGCTCCTCATTTCCCCATGAAGAAGGTCCTGTTGCTGTTGTGGAAGACCATCCTG TTTACACTTGGGGGGTTTGAGCAGCTCCAACACATCAAGATGCGCAAGCGTGAAGAGCTGGGTCTCCCACCGCTGCCTGAGGATAGTATCAGGGTTGTGCGCAGCATGCGGGCTGCCTCACCCCCTGCATCTGCTTCTGACCTCattgagcagcagcagaaacgGGCTCGTCGAGAGCACAAG GCCCTGATCAAGCAAGATAACTTGGATGCCTTTAATGAGAAGGACCCCTATAAGGCAGATGATCCCCGTGAAGATGAGGACGACAGTGACGATAATGATAATCCTCTGGAGCCAGAGACTTTCCCTCTAGAGCGCGATGAGGTCATGCCTCCACCTATCCCACATCCCCCCTGTGAGAGGGTGTCCTTCCCCAAGGGTCTACCCTGGGCTCCCAAAGTTAG GGAGAAGGACATTGAACATTTTCTTGAGTCCAGTAGAAGTAAATTTATTGGATATACACTAGGAAG TGATACAGACACTGTTGTGGGCCTGCCCAGACCCATCCATGAGAGCATCAGAACACTGAAGCAG CACAAATATGTATCCATTGCTGAAATTCAGATTGCCAAAGAAGAGGAGTACCAAAAGACTCCATTGTCTGTG GGAGAAGAAGAGGTTGAGTTGAATTCTACAGAGCTGCTGTACCAGGGCATACTCCCCAGCTTGCCTCAGTATATG ATTGCCCTTCTAAAAATCCTTCTGGCTGCTGCTCCCACCTCCAAAGCCAAGACAGACTCTATTAACATCCTTGCTGATGTTTTGCCAGAGGAGATGCC AACGACGGTACTGCAGAGCATGAAACTTGGTGTCGATGTGAATCGGCACAAGGAGATCATCGTCAAAGCCATCTCTGCGATCTTGTTACTACTACTCAAGCATTTCAAACTTAACCACATCTACCAG TTTGAGTACATGGCCCAGCATCTGGTCTTTGCCAACTGCATTCCCCTCATTCTCAAGTTCTTTAACCAGAACATCATGTCCTACATCACTGCCAAGAACAG TATATCTGTGCTGGACTTCCCTCACTGTGTGGTGCACGAGCTGCCAGAACTTACAGCAGAGAGCCTG GAGGCTGGTGACAACAACCAATTTTGTTGGAGGAACCTTTTCTCGTGCATCAACCTGCTAAGGATCCTCAACAAACTCACAAAGTGGAAGCACTCCAGGACAATG atgttgGTGGTCTTTAAGTCTGCTCCAATCTTGAAGAGAGCTCTCAAGGTCAAGCAGGCCATGATGCAGCTTTATGTGCTGAAGCTACTCAAAGTCCAGACCAAGTATCTGGGGCGCCAGTGGAGGAAGAGCAATATGAAGACTATGTCGGCCATCTACCAAAAAGTTCGTCACAGGCTCAATGATGACTGGGCCTATGGCAACG ACCTGGACGCACGGCCCTGGGACTTCCAGGCGGAGGAGTGTGCGCTGCGGGCAAACATTGAACGTTTCAACGGCCGCCGCTATGACAAGAGCCAGAGCAATCCAGACTTTGTGCCTGTGGATAACTGCCTGCAAAGTGTGCTAGGCCAGCGGGTGGAGCTTCCAGAGGACTTTCAAATGAATTACGACCTCTGGCTTGAGCGAGAGGTCTTCTCCAAACCTATCTCCTGGGAGGAGCTGCTACAGTAG
- the strip1 gene encoding striatin-interacting protein 1 homolog isoform X1, with translation MDGGGGGGGSGGLIGNNKQRAMLPNKSRGEFVRNQRKDSEGLSESPDLEFEYADTDKWAAELSELYSYTEGPEFHLNMKCFTEDFRTHVKDKKWTELSAPEHRAHAMRLLDGLDVTAREKRLKVARAILYMAQGTFGDCESEAEVQQWMRYNIFLLLEVGTFSALVELLNMEIDNSAACTSAVRKPAISLADSTDLRVLLNIMYLMVETVQQEDLSDSPEWRAAQDTFRTELGSPLYNNEPIAVMLFGMVTKFCSGHAPHFPMKKVLLLLWKTILFTLGGFEQLQHIKMRKREELGLPPLPEDSIRVVRSMRAASPPASASDLIEQQQKRARREHKALIKQDNLDAFNEKDPYKADDPREDEDDSDDNDNPLEPETFPLERDEVMPPPIPHPPCERVSFPKGLPWAPKVREKDIEHFLESSRSKFIGYTLGSDTDTVVGLPRPIHESIRTLKQHKYVSIAEIQIAKEEEYQKTPLSVGEEEVELNSTELLYQGILPSLPQYMIALLKILLAAAPTSKAKTDSINILADVLPEEMPTTVLQSMKLGVDVNRHKEIIVKAISAILLLLLKHFKLNHIYQFEYMAQHLVFANCIPLILKFFNQNIMSYITAKNSISVLDFPHCVVHELPELTAESLEAGDNNQFCWRNLFSCINLLRILNKLTKWKHSRTMMLVVFKSAPILKRALKVKQAMMQLYVLKLLKVQTKYLGRQWRKSNMKTMSAIYQKVRHRLNDDWAYGNADLDARPWDFQAEECALRANIERFNGRRYDKSQSNPDFVPVDNCLQSVLGQRVELPEDFQMNYDLWLEREVFSKPISWEELLQ, from the exons ATggacggcggcggcggaggaggaggtAGCGGCGGCTTGATTGGCAATAACAAGCAGAGAGCGATGTTACCCAACAAAAGCAGAGGCGAATTCGTTCGTAACCAGAGGAAAGACTCAGAG GGATTGTCTGAGTCTCCAGACCTGGAGTTTGAGTATGCCGACACAGACAAGTGGGCTGCAGAGCTGTCAG AGCTCTACAGCTACACAGAGGGGCCAGAGTTTCACCTCAACATGAAATGCTTTACAGAGGATTTCAGAACTCATG tgAAGGATAAAAAGTGGACAGAGCTGAGTGCACCAGAGCATCGTGCCCATGCCATGCGACTTCTGGATGGGCTGGACGTGACAGCCCGAGAAAAGAGGCTAAAGGTTGCCAGGGCCATTCTGTACATGGCACAGG GTACATTTGGGGACTGTGAGTCCGAGGCAGAAGTTCAGCAGTGGATGAGGTACAACAtcttcctgctgctggaggtTGGCACCTTCTCTGCCCTGGTGGAGCTACTAAATATGGAGATAGA TAACAGTGCTGCCTGTACTAGTGCAGTGAGGAAGCCTGCCATCTCGCTAGCTGACAGCACCGATCTCAG GGTGCTGCTGAACATTATGTACCTGATGGTGGAGACCGTGCAGCAGGAGGATCTTTCGGACAGCCCAGAGTGGAGAGCAGCCCAAGACACTTTCAGGACTGAGCTGG GCTCTCCCCTCTACAACAATGAACCCATTGCTGTTATGCTCTTTGGTATGGTGACCAAGTTCTGCAGTGGCCATGCTCCTCATTTCCCCATGAAGAAGGTCCTGTTGCTGTTGTGGAAGACCATCCTG TTTACACTTGGGGGGTTTGAGCAGCTCCAACACATCAAGATGCGCAAGCGTGAAGAGCTGGGTCTCCCACCGCTGCCTGAGGATAGTATCAGGGTTGTGCGCAGCATGCGGGCTGCCTCACCCCCTGCATCTGCTTCTGACCTCattgagcagcagcagaaacgGGCTCGTCGAGAGCACAAG GCCCTGATCAAGCAAGATAACTTGGATGCCTTTAATGAGAAGGACCCCTATAAGGCAGATGATCCCCGTGAAGATGAGGACGACAGTGACGATAATGATAATCCTCTGGAGCCAGAGACTTTCCCTCTAGAGCGCGATGAGGTCATGCCTCCACCTATCCCACATCCCCCCTGTGAGAGGGTGTCCTTCCCCAAGGGTCTACCCTGGGCTCCCAAAGTTAG GGAGAAGGACATTGAACATTTTCTTGAGTCCAGTAGAAGTAAATTTATTGGATATACACTAGGAAG TGATACAGACACTGTTGTGGGCCTGCCCAGACCCATCCATGAGAGCATCAGAACACTGAAGCAG CACAAATATGTATCCATTGCTGAAATTCAGATTGCCAAAGAAGAGGAGTACCAAAAGACTCCATTGTCTGTG GGAGAAGAAGAGGTTGAGTTGAATTCTACAGAGCTGCTGTACCAGGGCATACTCCCCAGCTTGCCTCAGTATATG ATTGCCCTTCTAAAAATCCTTCTGGCTGCTGCTCCCACCTCCAAAGCCAAGACAGACTCTATTAACATCCTTGCTGATGTTTTGCCAGAGGAGATGCC AACGACGGTACTGCAGAGCATGAAACTTGGTGTCGATGTGAATCGGCACAAGGAGATCATCGTCAAAGCCATCTCTGCGATCTTGTTACTACTACTCAAGCATTTCAAACTTAACCACATCTACCAG TTTGAGTACATGGCCCAGCATCTGGTCTTTGCCAACTGCATTCCCCTCATTCTCAAGTTCTTTAACCAGAACATCATGTCCTACATCACTGCCAAGAACAG TATATCTGTGCTGGACTTCCCTCACTGTGTGGTGCACGAGCTGCCAGAACTTACAGCAGAGAGCCTG GAGGCTGGTGACAACAACCAATTTTGTTGGAGGAACCTTTTCTCGTGCATCAACCTGCTAAGGATCCTCAACAAACTCACAAAGTGGAAGCACTCCAGGACAATG atgttgGTGGTCTTTAAGTCTGCTCCAATCTTGAAGAGAGCTCTCAAGGTCAAGCAGGCCATGATGCAGCTTTATGTGCTGAAGCTACTCAAAGTCCAGACCAAGTATCTGGGGCGCCAGTGGAGGAAGAGCAATATGAAGACTATGTCGGCCATCTACCAAAAAGTTCGTCACAGGCTCAATGATGACTGGGCCTATGGCAACG CAGACCTGGACGCACGGCCCTGGGACTTCCAGGCGGAGGAGTGTGCGCTGCGGGCAAACATTGAACGTTTCAACGGCCGCCGCTATGACAAGAGCCAGAGCAATCCAGACTTTGTGCCTGTGGATAACTGCCTGCAAAGTGTGCTAGGCCAGCGGGTGGAGCTTCCAGAGGACTTTCAAATGAATTACGACCTCTGGCTTGAGCGAGAGGTCTTCTCCAAACCTATCTCCTGGGAGGAGCTGCTACAGTAG